A genomic region of Miscanthus floridulus cultivar M001 chromosome 3, ASM1932011v1, whole genome shotgun sequence contains the following coding sequences:
- the LOC136545986 gene encoding peptidyl-prolyl cis-trans isomerase FKBP43-like → MAFWGVEVKPGKPYTHTHQADHGRLRICQATLGNCDAVARTVLQCNVGNKIPIKLCSLNPKLAETCHLEIEFEEVDDVVFSVIGQSSIHLSGYYVRASSRSNMGDDESESYGEDIGHSDTDEEHDASEDSYESDFIDDREVPEKYGSDSIDDSDDECTLRRRRKQKAVEKPTRKAERRRRLKKHQVDSTDDNDDDTPVKKPVVKRSAKIFDSGDDDTPVTKPVDKRSAPSIFDSGSDEDDNVPISVASGKKDNAMVAEETDPRNGQANDVTKKKIIDVKKRKHSAISEDPALSMDTTDANATSVSKQGAEIKKKSKKKMKNQSGEKDEKQSNIRTLEDGLMVEDLSIGNIDAKVASDGCKVYIKYVGMLKNGKIVQSNVSEKPYKFKLGAGKVIRGWDVGIRGMRVGEKRKLTVPPSMLSGGKSVGEVPENSSVIYEIELVKVK, encoded by the exons ATGGCGTTCTGGG GGGTGGAAGTGAAGCCCGGTAAGCCCTACACCCACACCCACCAGGCTGACCATGGCCGCCTCCGCATTTGCCAG GCTACACTGGGCAATTGTGATGCTGTTGCAAGGACAGTGCTGCAATGCAATGTTGGTAACAAGATTCCCATCAAACTTTGTAGTCTGAATCCGAAATTGGCTGAGACATGCCATCTAGAGATTGAGTTTGAGGAGGTCGATGATGTTGTCTTCTCAGTAATTGGCCAAAGTTCGATTCATCTCTCTGGATACTATGTCCGTGCAAGCAGCAGGTCTAATATGGGAGATGATGAATC AGAATCTTATGGGGAAGATATTGGGCACTCCGACACTGATGAGGAGCATGATGCCAGTGAGGACAGCTATGAATCTGACTTTATTGATGATCGTGAAGTTCCTGAGAAGTATGGATCTGATTCTAtagatgatagtgatgatgagtgCACCCTTCGACGACGACGCAAACAAAAAG CTGTTGAAAAACCGACTCGAAAGGCTGAAAGACGGCGGCGCTTGAAGAAGCACCAAGTAGATAGCaccgatgacaatgatgatgatactcCAGTCAAGAAGCCTGTTGTCAAGCGCAGTGCTAAAATATTTGATAGCGGTGATGACGACACTCCAGTCACGAAGCCTGTTGACAAGCGCAGTGCTCCTTCCATATTTGATAGCGGCAGTGATGAAGATGATAATGTACCTATATCTGTTGCATCGGGTAAGAAAGACAATGCTATGGTTGCTGAGGAAACTGACCCTCGAAATGGACAGGCAAATGATGTCACCAAAAAAAAGATTATTGATGTTAAGAAAAGAAAACATTCTGCCATCAGTGAAGATCCTGCATTATCAAT GGATACAACAGATGCTAATGCAACATCTGTTTCAAAACAAGGTgctgaaataaaaaagaaatcaaagaaaaagaTGAAAAATCAATCAGGGGAAAAGGATGAGAAGCAGTCCAATATAAGAACATTGGAAGATGGGTTGATGGTAGAAGATCTATCAATAGGAAACATTGATGCAAAAGTGGCTTCTGATGGCTGCAAG GTCTACATAAAATATGTTGGCATGTTGAAGAATGGGAAAATTGTTCAGTCTAATGTTAGTGAAAAGCCTTACAAGTTCAAGCTTG GTGCTGGAAAAGTTATTCGTGGATGGGATGTTGGTATTCGTG GTATGCGTGTTGGGGAGAAAAGAAAGCTTACAGTCCCACCTTCTATGCT CTCTGGTGGTAAATCAGTGGGAGAAGTACCTGAAAATTCTTCAGTCATATATGAAATCGAGTTGGTGAAAGTGAAATAG